The DNA window ATTGTACTTGTAAAAACAAGGATCTTGATAATTGTTATAAAGTTAAGCATATCTCTTATCAATGTAAAAAACTATAACTCTTACCACAAAAACTATCTTATCTATACTTGCTAAACAATGTCTCTAAATCACACAGGACACTTGTGACCATGCTGTAGAAAAAAAATCCTGATAGTTCTGTATCCTCTTTTAATGTCATGTGGCCAACCTTTTCAAGTTGGAATACAATAAATCTCAGTTTCATCACCGAGCTACACGCAAAACAAAACATAGTCCTACTCCTACTTCAAATATCATCAGCCAAATAATGGCATATTACCAGGCTACTTAACCTGAACAAAAAAAATGGCTATAAGCAAGAACATGTGCTTCAATCCTCAGGATTAGAACCGCGGAGTACTTTCTCCTTCTCAGACAATAAATTTTCTGCTTTCCTCTTCCTGAGCTCACCAACTAATTTATTAACATATGCAATGTATTTGTCAACATCAAATTTTCTTTTGCACCCTGCATAATTCATGTATCGAATTTTCCCGAAAATGGGACGCTCTCGCCAACCCTGAAATGAACATAAACACATGACAAAAGCACTTCAGACAAAAAAATTAAGTTCTTTCTTCCTCAACATTCAATCGAAAAATTATGTAGCAAGCAAGAATGAAGTAGGCAAACCTGATCATGTACTCCACATATAGACCACATGCAGCCAACATAACCACTTGGATCCCTCCCATCCATTTCATACTGCAGTCGTGTGAAATTGTTGTCATTTATTCAAATGGTAATTACCACCATCTCATGAAAACTGCATTTGTAATTAGATTGCTTCTCTATCTTGACTAAGGGTTAGTGTATACCTTATCATTTAAATATATACATATCTCAAGTGCTTCTTCAGGTCCTTTTGTCCATTCAAGAATCTTCTTCGCCCAATACATTCTGCACAAGAAAATACTAATTGAGAAAACATATTTAAAGCTGCCACCATTAGAGAAAGAGATCCTACGAAGACCGAGTTAAACTGTAAGAGGAAATAACATGTTTTAGAAGACTCTTCAGAAAGCAACAAAAAGGAGATAACAACTTATCAAGAGGTTACTTACCGCATAAAACCATGCATTTTCCCATAGTGAACCATCTCCAGTTGGGAAGCATTCCAGAGCTGATATTTGCCCCCAAAAAGATATGAAAGGCATTAATATAGTGGATTTATAAATTTTGAACTTGAGGGTCATGTAGTTATAGTATGAGAAAATATTACTATCCATGAAAGATTAACTTACAGGATCAGCAGTCTTAGCTTTCTCCAACTGCTCtctcctgtaaaaacaaaaaCCAAATGAGCTTACAAGTAAACATTAGAGCTAGAGAACAAACAAAAAACATGTAACTCACGTGTAAACGTGTTCTCTCTTGTCCGAGGCATGATCGAGTAAGGTCTTACGAGCCCACTCCCATGCTCCTTTTAGTGAATCATAATGAGGTTGATAGAAGCAAAAGTTATCAGCAAGTTCTCTCCTCACAATCAACTCCTCCAAGAAAGTATCAACAGCCTAAACACCAACATCGTAGAGTAGAAAAAAGTTAAGTCCAAGATAAGATTTTTAATCACAATTTTATTAGGAAAAACAAAATCAAGCAACAGAATCAGCATATGAATCAAGTTAAACAAACCTGCGGATGTGAAGCTCTTAATTTACGAGCTTCTAAAGCACATCTTTGAGCAGATATCTGTCCAAAATGTAAATAAGGAGATAAACCAGAAAGTGCAGTTGGTTTACAAGGGTTATTGCGATCTGTGGAGTAACTTCTCAACCTTTTAGTCAGGAATCCATTTTTACTTCCCATCAATACTTCCATAGCTGCAACTTCTCCAGGCTCACACCAACTAACTTCGGGAACCTCAGCTCCACTCCTAATTTAG is part of the Vicia villosa cultivar HV-30 ecotype Madison, WI linkage group LG2, Vvil1.0, whole genome shotgun sequence genome and encodes:
- the LOC131652402 gene encoding deoxyribodipyrimidine photo-lyase, whose product is MASTPSPPMSVNPGRIRTLKEGSGKTGPVVYWMFRDQRLKDNWALIHAVHQANKSNVPVAIVFNLFNHFIGAKSRHLGFMLRGLRQLCHQLQHTLQIPFFLFQGEAQETVSKFVRECGASLLVTDMSPLREVKKCKAEICERVGDLVTVHEVDAHNVVPLWVASEKLEYSARTLRGKINKKLPEYLVDFPIIEPPTTKWVNTEDHTIDWDDIIAQVLRSGAEVPEVSWCEPGEVAAMEVLMGSKNGFLTKRLRSYSTDRNNPCKPTALSGLSPYLHFGQISAQRCALEARKLRASHPQAVDTFLEELIVRRELADNFCFYQPHYDSLKGAWEWARKTLLDHASDKREHVYTREQLEKAKTADPLWNASQLEMVHYGKMHGFMRMYWAKKILEWTKGPEEALEICIYLNDKYEMDGRDPSGYVGCMWSICGVHDQGWRERPIFGKIRYMNYAGCKRKFDVDKYIAYVNKLVGELRKRKAENLLSEKEKVLRGSNPED